A genomic region of Luteibacter aegosomatissinici contains the following coding sequences:
- the folD gene encoding bifunctional methylenetetrahydrofolate dehydrogenase/methenyltetrahydrofolate cyclohydrolase FolD — MTARILDGKRIAHELLDHIGLRVAKRVAEGRRKPGLAVVLVGTDPASAVYVKNKRRACQHVGFESFGYDLPAETSQEELFALIDNLNADPAVHGILVQSPLPDHIDEDALVDRIDARKDVDGFQAVNVGRLALRRFGLRPCTPKGVMTLLGHTDRPVRGRHAVIVGVSNHVGRPLALELLIAGCTVTCCHKFTQDLESFVRQADILVVAAGKPGLVKGEWVKPGAVVVDVGINRLEDGRLVGDVEFAPAAERASWITPVPGGVGPMTVATLMENTLEAADALDAQL; from the coding sequence ATGACGGCACGTATCCTCGACGGCAAGCGCATCGCCCACGAATTGCTTGATCACATCGGCCTGCGCGTGGCCAAGCGCGTCGCGGAAGGTCGCCGCAAGCCGGGCCTTGCCGTCGTGCTGGTCGGCACCGATCCGGCTTCCGCGGTGTACGTGAAGAACAAGCGCCGCGCTTGCCAGCACGTCGGCTTCGAGTCGTTCGGTTATGACCTTCCTGCGGAAACATCGCAGGAAGAGCTCTTCGCGCTCATCGATAACCTCAACGCCGATCCGGCCGTGCACGGCATCCTCGTGCAGTCGCCGCTGCCGGATCACATCGATGAGGACGCGCTGGTCGACCGCATCGATGCCCGCAAGGATGTCGATGGCTTCCAGGCCGTGAACGTCGGCCGCCTGGCCCTGCGTCGCTTTGGTCTGCGCCCGTGCACGCCCAAGGGCGTGATGACGCTGCTGGGCCACACGGATCGTCCTGTCCGTGGCCGCCATGCTGTCATCGTCGGTGTGTCCAACCACGTGGGTCGTCCGCTTGCGCTTGAACTACTAATTGCAGGTTGTACAGTAACTTGCTGCCACAAGTTCACGCAGGATCTGGAAAGCTTTGTTCGCCAGGCCGACATCCTGGTCGTGGCCGCCGGTAAGCCGGGCCTGGTCAAGGGCGAATGGGTCAAGCCGGGCGCCGTGGTTGTCGATGTGGGCATCAATCGCCTGGAAGATGGGCGCCTGGTGGGCGATGTCGAATTCGCGCCAGCCGCCGAACGCGCCTCGTGGATCACCCCGGTACCCGGCGGTGTGGGCCCCATGACCGTGGCCACCCTGATGGAAAACACCCTCGAAGCTGCCGACGCCCTGGACGCCCAGTTGTAG
- a CDS encoding AraC family transcriptional regulator: MAETLLTEVRRYADFHANAQGTAATPITGLTTIRATTPSEMDYAISRPLVALVVQGNKRVMMGSRTFDFGAGDSLLITADVPTISQIMRASAGEPYYSLVFDLDPVVIEALALEMEVAREEMSAPVRVEPTEAEVADAALRLMQLLTRPAAIPILKTQMIREMHYWLLAGKHGPAIRNLGIAEGNAQRVARAVAIIRSGYAQPLRVERLAEAAGMSPSTFHQHFRAVTTLSPLQFQKQLRLIEARRMMLSEGSSASMAAYAVGYESVPQFTREYGRMFGAPPVREIRASRTRTSSRAAG, from the coding sequence ATGGCCGAGACCCTGCTTACCGAAGTGCGCCGCTATGCGGACTTCCATGCCAACGCGCAAGGCACCGCAGCCACGCCGATCACGGGGCTGACAACGATCCGCGCCACCACCCCGAGCGAAATGGATTACGCCATATCGCGGCCGCTGGTCGCATTGGTCGTCCAGGGCAACAAGCGCGTCATGATGGGTAGCCGTACATTTGATTTCGGAGCCGGGGATTCGCTGCTTATCACCGCGGACGTGCCCACGATCAGCCAGATCATGCGAGCCAGTGCCGGTGAACCGTACTACTCGCTGGTATTCGACCTCGATCCGGTCGTGATCGAGGCGCTTGCCCTCGAGATGGAGGTGGCACGCGAGGAGATGAGCGCGCCGGTCCGGGTTGAGCCCACCGAAGCCGAAGTGGCCGACGCGGCGCTACGCCTGATGCAGCTACTCACGCGTCCCGCTGCGATTCCCATCCTAAAAACCCAGATGATCCGTGAGATGCACTACTGGCTGCTGGCCGGCAAGCACGGCCCAGCCATCCGCAACCTGGGTATCGCCGAAGGCAACGCCCAGCGCGTGGCCCGTGCAGTGGCCATCATCCGTTCCGGGTACGCTCAGCCATTGCGCGTGGAGCGCCTGGCGGAAGCAGCGGGCATGAGCCCATCGACGTTCCACCAGCACTTCCGTGCCGTCACCACCCTGTCGCCCCTGCAATTCCAGAAACAACTGCGGCTGATCGAAGCCCGGCGGATGATGTTGTCGGAGGGCAGCTCCGCGAGCATGGCGGCCTACGCGGTGGGCTATGAGAGCGTGCCGCAATTCACTCGCGAGTACGGGCGAATGTTTGGTGCACCGCCAGTGCGGGAAATCAGGGCTTCGAGGACCAGGACGTCTTCACGAGCCGCCGGCTGA
- the guaA gene encoding glutamine-hydrolyzing GMP synthase gives MTDIHSDKILILDFGSQYTQLIARRIREIGVYCEVWAWDHAPDEIRGFNPRGVILSGGPESVTEDNSPRAPQVVFELGVPVLGICYGMQTMSEQLGGKVEAGHHREFGPATVTFASCGLFDNVMADGEALGVWMSHGDRVTKLPDGFRATAATPSLPLAAMADDERRFYGLQFHPEVTHTKKGMELLRRFVIDLCGSATLWDAAHIIEDAVARVREQVGSDKVLLGLSGGVDSSVVAALLEKAIGHQLTCVFVDTGLLRYQEGDQVMSTMAEHMGVHVIRVDAKQRYFDALAGVEDPEAKRKIIGRLFIEIFDEESAKLEGVKWLAQGTIYPDVIESAGSKTGKAHVIKSHHNVGGLPEHMKLKLVEPLRELFKDEVRRIGVELGLPREMVYRHPFPGPGLGVRVLGEVKAEYVDLLQRADAIFIEELRSHGLYDRVSQAFAVFLPVRSVGVVGDGRAYEWVIALRAVETIDFMTAHWAHLPYDFLDKCSTRIINELRGISRVVYDISGKPPATIEWE, from the coding sequence ATGACCGATATCCATAGCGACAAGATCCTCATCCTCGACTTTGGCTCGCAGTACACGCAGCTGATCGCCCGCCGCATCCGCGAGATCGGTGTCTATTGCGAAGTGTGGGCCTGGGACCACGCGCCGGACGAGATCCGCGGCTTCAATCCGCGCGGCGTCATCCTCTCGGGCGGCCCGGAATCGGTGACCGAAGATAACTCGCCGCGCGCACCGCAGGTCGTGTTCGAGCTGGGCGTGCCCGTCCTCGGTATCTGCTACGGCATGCAGACGATGTCCGAGCAGCTCGGCGGCAAGGTCGAAGCCGGCCACCATCGCGAGTTCGGCCCGGCGACCGTCACGTTTGCCTCGTGTGGCCTGTTCGATAACGTGATGGCCGATGGCGAAGCGCTCGGCGTGTGGATGTCGCACGGCGATCGCGTCACCAAGCTGCCGGACGGTTTCCGCGCCACCGCTGCGACGCCGAGCCTGCCGCTGGCCGCCATGGCCGATGACGAGCGCCGCTTCTACGGCCTGCAGTTCCACCCGGAAGTGACCCACACCAAGAAGGGTATGGAGCTGCTGCGCCGCTTCGTGATCGACCTGTGCGGCTCGGCCACCCTGTGGGACGCCGCGCACATCATCGAAGATGCCGTCGCCCGCGTCCGCGAGCAGGTCGGCTCCGACAAGGTGCTGCTGGGCCTGAGCGGTGGCGTCGATTCCTCCGTGGTCGCCGCGCTGCTGGAGAAGGCGATCGGCCACCAGCTCACTTGCGTGTTCGTCGATACCGGCCTGCTGCGCTACCAGGAAGGCGACCAGGTCATGTCGACCATGGCCGAGCACATGGGCGTGCACGTCATCCGCGTGGATGCCAAGCAGCGCTACTTCGATGCGCTGGCCGGCGTGGAAGACCCGGAAGCCAAGCGCAAGATCATCGGCCGCCTGTTCATCGAGATCTTCGATGAGGAATCAGCCAAGCTCGAAGGCGTGAAGTGGCTGGCCCAGGGCACGATCTACCCGGATGTCATCGAATCCGCCGGCAGCAAGACGGGCAAGGCCCACGTCATCAAGAGCCACCACAACGTGGGCGGCCTGCCGGAGCACATGAAGCTCAAGCTGGTTGAACCGTTGCGCGAGCTGTTCAAGGACGAAGTCCGCCGCATCGGCGTCGAGCTCGGCCTGCCGCGCGAGATGGTCTACCGCCACCCGTTCCCGGGCCCTGGCCTGGGTGTGCGCGTGCTGGGTGAAGTGAAGGCCGAGTACGTCGACCTGCTGCAGCGTGCCGATGCCATCTTTATCGAAGAGCTGCGTTCGCATGGCCTGTATGACCGGGTGAGCCAGGCGTTCGCGGTGTTCCTGCCCGTGCGCTCGGTGGGCGTCGTGGGCGACGGCCGCGCCTACGAGTGGGTGATTGCGCTGCGTGCCGTGGAGACGATCGACTTCATGACGGCGCACTGGGCGCACCTGCCGTACGACTTCCTTGATAAGTGCTCTACGCGTATTATCAATGAGTTGCGTGGTATTTCTCGTGTTGTTTATGACATTAGTGGAAAGCCGCCCGCTACGATTGAGTGGGAGTGA
- the guaB gene encoding IMP dehydrogenase has product MRILAEALTYDDVFLVPGHSTVLPRDVDTSTRFTRGLRLNIPIVSAAMDTVTEARLAITMAQNGGIGIIHKNLTPAQQAAEVALVKKFEAGVIRSPITVGPDTSIGDVIALTRAHNISGVPVVDGGRLVGIVTGRDTRFERKHDDPVRNIMTREERLITVREGASQDEVLQLLHKNRIEKVLVVNDAFELRGLITVKDIQKARDNPNAAKDSHERLVVGAAVGVGGDTEQRVEALVAAGVDVIVVDTAHGHSQGVIDRAGWVKKRYPQVQVIAGNIVTGEAARALLDAGVDAVKVGVGPGSICTTRIVTGIGVPQITSIDLVATALKGEIPLIADGGIRYSGDIPKALAAGASSVMLGSMFAGTEESPGEVELFQGRSYKSYRGMGSIGAMQLGSKDRYFQDEADADKLVPEGIEGRVPYRGQMRNIIHQLMGGLRASMGYMGTANIDEIHQKAQFVKVTGAGVREAHPHDVQITKEAPNYRLD; this is encoded by the coding sequence ATGCGCATCCTTGCCGAGGCACTCACTTACGATGACGTGTTCCTGGTTCCCGGCCACTCCACGGTACTTCCCCGTGATGTGGATACCTCAACGCGGTTCACGCGCGGCCTGCGCCTGAATATACCCATCGTGTCCGCCGCCATGGACACCGTGACCGAAGCCCGCCTGGCCATCACCATGGCCCAGAACGGCGGCATCGGCATCATCCACAAGAACCTTACGCCCGCCCAGCAGGCCGCCGAAGTGGCCCTGGTGAAGAAGTTCGAAGCCGGCGTCATCCGGAGCCCGATCACCGTGGGCCCGGATACCTCCATTGGCGATGTCATCGCGCTGACCCGCGCACACAACATCTCCGGCGTGCCCGTCGTCGACGGTGGCCGCCTCGTCGGCATCGTCACCGGCCGCGATACGCGCTTCGAGCGCAAGCACGATGATCCGGTCCGCAACATCATGACGCGCGAAGAGCGCCTCATCACGGTGCGCGAAGGCGCCTCGCAGGACGAAGTGCTCCAGCTCCTGCACAAGAACCGCATCGAGAAGGTCCTGGTCGTCAACGACGCGTTCGAACTCCGTGGCCTCATCACGGTGAAGGACATCCAGAAGGCCCGCGATAACCCCAATGCCGCCAAGGATTCGCACGAGCGCCTGGTGGTTGGCGCCGCGGTCGGCGTGGGTGGCGATACCGAGCAGCGCGTCGAGGCCCTCGTGGCCGCCGGCGTGGATGTCATCGTGGTCGATACCGCGCACGGCCATTCGCAGGGCGTGATCGATCGCGCCGGCTGGGTGAAGAAGCGCTACCCCCAGGTGCAGGTCATCGCCGGCAACATCGTCACGGGCGAAGCGGCGCGCGCGCTGCTCGATGCCGGCGTCGATGCAGTGAAGGTCGGCGTGGGCCCGGGCTCCATCTGCACCACCCGCATCGTCACCGGTATCGGCGTGCCGCAGATCACCTCCATCGACCTGGTCGCCACCGCGCTGAAGGGCGAAATCCCGCTCATCGCCGATGGCGGCATCCGCTACTCGGGCGATATCCCCAAGGCGCTGGCCGCCGGTGCATCCTCGGTGATGCTCGGCTCCATGTTCGCCGGTACCGAGGAATCCCCGGGCGAAGTCGAGCTGTTCCAGGGCCGTTCCTACAAGAGCTACCGCGGCATGGGTTCCATCGGTGCCATGCAGCTGGGCTCGAAGGATCGCTACTTCCAGGATGAAGCGGACGCCGACAAGCTGGTGCCCGAAGGCATCGAAGGTCGCGTGCCGTACCGTGGCCAGATGCGCAACATCATCCATCAGCTGATGGGTGGCCTGCGCGCTTCCATGGGTTACATGGGCACGGCCAATATCGACGAGATCCACCAGAAGGCCCAGTTCGTGAAGGTCACGGGTGCCGGCGTGCGCGAAGCGCACCCGCACGATGTGCAGATCACGAAGGAAGCGCCTAACTACCGCCTGGACTGA